From Vanrija pseudolonga chromosome 1, complete sequence, a single genomic window includes:
- the wis4 gene encoding MAP kinase kinase kinase wis4, with amino-acid sequence MADRSSPLANQLPIAGEPSSSASSSTSKPRRKVRMFAAPSPESSTHDELPKEPPTGDDQPSSSGHMRSSSYSGQPTNPPSRIPSLTSSAPKLNRSATYTRGAASANAAPPPTPGLSEYEQWKIKYAGGGSGQHQRTSSLRRKPALRDPYARLDNDDAGYSRGVDDWHSDYDDDDDLDRPTPVKALVADAVRYATGKGDGQLPTPSGVVGVGVGQPKSLILTSPPPDAAGPETAEGKERLEWQSMLASVLGGDILRGESSRIGVERPSSESFRKALSQSLWWQIRARLRNRSEEEEKRIVQARRNKIVDTVLEEIDKFTFDETSNVSPIDQVAYILEKLAIVESLYPHQAALRQDKPLYDSESFQARIDALSAWYSVVVQLKAQLLILQKWTGTDDLDITRPNTTKEKALVGKSRYHPLDSKGLAQAQNDLAADDSTFVDRILKEDSLRRTFEKRVFVHQIALIQNAKQTVISYSPVFADLKIPTFQYELERIISFPGRLIIEALKTRLSAAERLSDPDLIIIDDMAESLRTSVALAIFIRRQYEEIVAPDPERRWVIPECFPPAYNQVLLNSIEMFFKLLHWKLKNKSKSINLRQTDILEVEWPFLYDAAEAIEGADLIVAESLCVLTNKLIIRVINYFETSLRVPVRIDATNGTNPKAVTTPDHKGRDRAPEPMTTEEMVVFFTKLLDSIRMRYRKLQRFARRLQQRFHNSAEYIFEDDDTELLIHQLHESGHFLVYTSLYEEQGTYIFADGSLWDRPEDVKQLLFRVFANHLPGTYMRRINDTLGEQRGSEYDDEEDEDDAQYLLLISPRQNFAWTGAVMTLDVGKGVNLGLEDSRIRLVADGPTGRLAYCKAFFMRSFIDPETEVATLQPLCIVEQQAHLPKVNHELKRISRSAHRLSEYIIESATLVRRTLRGDPGTQDLIENWYLFASDHGHRAAVYMDHLAWARFSRLLMRLAIGWVSFICDDCDPTDRKTFRWTVNALEYAMLMTRGNNILHLNTNEFALLRAKVASCMSLLISHFDILGARSSLEAKKESERLEGLRRMQRIFERPDEDDFFLPRAPTPDSASKMQSRAERSLRLVRDERLALISDLEQQRLGLSTDQHLMGRVLDEEVSEDRALVFLAASASNISLRWQQGGFIGGGANGSVYLGFNLDSGGIMAVKEIRVQDITNSPALYKQIKDEADVMQMLSHPNIVDYYGIEVHRDRVYIFEEYCPGGSLANLLEHGRVEDEDVIMVYAWQMLQGLQYLHSQGVEHRDVKPDNILLGANSVLKFVDFGAAKVIIKGNRTMAKTRAISKSKSGAGTDAGPAVMNSLAGTPMYIAPEVIKGGAGRLGSADMWSMGCVVLEVTTGRKPWSNLDNEWAIMFHIGIATQHPPLPEPGQLSELGIDFIEQCLTLDPEKRPTATELLNHPWLAPMREYTVPDQSPAGSSLPSAFTEAGEHYPSPLGQHEVVVEDYASYASTPPTSTPPLSSTMSASTAITTPAQSPLVPVGCPKPSSLSAFGPSTLASEDPGLPD; translated from the exons ATGGCGGACCGCTCATCCCCGCTGGCAAACCAGCTGCCCATAGCCggcgagccgtcgtcgtcggcgtcgtcatcGACAAGTAAGCCGCGCCGAAAGGTGCGCATGTTTGCTGCGCCCAGTCCCGAGTCTAGCACACACGACGAGCTCCCCAAGGAGCCACCAACAGGCGATGACC AACCCTCATCATCAGGCCACATGCGGTCCTCGTCCTACTCGGGCCAACCTACGAACCCCCCGTCACGTATCCCCTCTCTCACTTCCTCTGCCCCAAAACTAAACCGCTCGGCGACGTACACTCGCGGTGCGGCCTCAGCCAATGCGGCGCCTCCACCGACACCGGGGCTGAGCGAGTACGAGCAGTGGAAGATCAAGTATGCtggaggcggcagcggccagcATCAGCGTACCAGCAGCTTGAGACGCAAGCCGGCCCTCCGCGACCCGTACGCCCGGTTAGATAATGACGACGCCGGGTactcgcgcggcgtggacgaCTGGCATtccgactacgacgacgacgatgacctGGACCGACCAACGCCAGTGAAGGCGCTTGTGGCCGACGCGGTGCGTTACGCGACGGGCAAGGGAGACGGACAGCTGCCAACGCCGTCCGGTGTCgttggtgtgggtgtgggacAGCCCAAGTCCCTCATTCtcacgtcgccgcccccagACGCTGCCGGGCCTGAAACGGCCGAAGGGAAGGAAAGATTGGAATGGCAGAGCATGCTCGCTAGTGTCCTAGGTGGCGACATTCTACGTGGCGAGAGCTCGCGTATCGGTGTCGAACGCCCTTCCAGCGAGTCGTTCCGCAAGGCTCTCAGCCAGAGCTTGTGGTGGCAGATTCGTGCACGCTTGCGCAACCGTTCGGAAGAAGAGGAGAAGCGGATCGTCCAGGCAAGGCGAAACAAGATTGTCGACAcggtgctcgaggagatcGACAAGTTCACCTTTGACGAGACTAGCAATGTCAGCCCCATCGACCAAGTCGCGTACATtctcgagaagctcgcgATCGTCGAGTCGCTGTATCCCCACCAGGCCGCGCTCCGCCAGGACAAGCCGCTGTATGACTCCGAGTCTTTCCAGGCTCGGATCGACGCGCTGTCTGCGTGGTATTCGGTGGTCGTCCAGTTGAAAGCACAGTTGCTCATCCTCCAGAAGTGGACCGGTACCGACGACCTCGATATCACCCGCCCCAACACCACCAAGGAGAAGGCACTCGTCGGCAAGTCTCGATACCACCCATTGGATAGTAAGGGCCTGGCGCAGGCACAAAACGACCTCGCTGCGGATGACTCAACATTCGTAGACCGTATCCTCAAGGAGGACTCGCTGAGAAGGACGTTTGAGAAGCGTGTCTTCGTTCACCAGATCGCATTGATACAGAACGCCAAACAGACGGTCATTTCTTACTCTCCAGTCTTCGCCGATCTCAAGATCCCAACATTCCAATACGAGCTCGAGCGTATCATCAGCTTCCCTGGCAGACTCATTATCGAAGCCCTCAAGACGCGTCTGAGCGCGGCAGAGAGGCTCTCAGACCCCGACCTTAtcatcatcgacgacatggcAGAAAGCCTGCGAACATCAGTGGCGCTCGCCATTTTCATCCGAAGGCAGTACGAGGAGATTGTCGCCCCGGATCCAGAGCGTCGCTGGGTGATCCCAGAATGCTTCCCGCCTGCCTACAACCAGGTCCTGCTCAACAGCATTGAAATGTTCTTCAAGCTCCTTCACTGGAAGCTCAAGAACAAGAGCAAGAGCATCAACCTCCGCCAGACCGATatcctcgaggtcgagtggCCCTTCCTTTATGATGCGGCCGAGGCTATTGAGGGTGCAGacctcatcgtcgccgagagCTTGTGCGTCCTCACCAACAAGCTCATCATCCGAGTCATCAACTACTTCGAGACTTCGTTGAGGGTGCCTGTCCGAATCGACGCGACCAACGGCACCAACCCGAAGGCTGTCACTACGCCGGATCACAAAGGAAGAGATCGCGCACCAGAGCCAATGACCACGGAAGAAATGGTTGTCTTCTTCACCAAACTGCTCGACTCTATCAGGATGAGATATCGCAAGCTGCAGCGTTTTGCCCGTCGCCTCCAACAGAGATTCCACAACTCGGCCGAATACATCTTCGAGGACGATGACACAGAGCTCCTCATCCACCAGCTGCACGAGTCTGGCCACTTCCTGGTCTACACAAGCTTGTACGAGGAGCAAGGCACCTACATCTTTGCCGATGGCTCGCTGTGGGACCGCCCAGAAGACGTCAAGCAGTTACTCTTCCGTGTCTTTGCAAACCACCTGCCCGGCACGTACATGAGGCGGATCAACGACACTCTTGGCGAGCAGAGGGGTagcgagtacgacgacgaggaagatgaggacgacgcTCAATATCTCCTCCTGATCTCACCCCGCCAGAACTTTGCTTGGACCGGTGCCGTCATGACTCTCGATGTCGGCAAGGGAgtcaacctcggccttgaggacaGCCGCATCCGCCTGGTTGCCGACGGTCCGACTGGCCGCCTCGCATACTGCAAGGCGTTCTTCATGCGCTCGTTCATCGACCCAGAAACAGAGGTGGCTACCCTGCAGCCACTCTGcatcgtcgagcagcaggcacATCTGCCCAAGGTCAACCACGAGCTCAAGAGGATCTCCAGATCCGCCCACCGTCTATCCGAGTACATCATCGAGTCGGCCACGCTTGTGCGGAGGACGCTACGCGGGGACCCTGGCACGCAAGACCTGATCGAAAACTGGTACCTGTTTGCCAGTGATCACGGTCACAGAGCTGCGGTATACATGGACCACTTGGCATGGGCAAGATTCAGCCGATTGCTCATGAGACTGGCCATTGGCTGGGTGAGCTTCATCTGTGACGACTGTGACCCCACCGATCGCAAGACGTTCCGTTGGACTGTCAACGCGCTTGAGTATGCCATGCTCATGACGAGGGGAAACAACATCTTGCATCTCAACACCAATGAGTTTGCCCTTTTGCGAGCCAAGGTCGCCAGCTGCATGTCGCTCCTGATCAGTCATTTTGACATTCTCGGCGCCCGATCAAGCTTGGAAGCCAAGAAGGAGTCGGAGCGCTTGGAGGGCCTGCGTCGAATGCAGCGCATCTTCGAGAGacccgacgaggacgacttcTTCCTGCCTAGAGCCCCAACGCCCGACAGTGCTTCCAAGATGCAGAGCAGGGCAGAGCGCTCCCTGCGTctggtgcgcgacgagcgcctcgccctcatttccgacctcgagcagcagcgtctgGGCTTGTCGACGGACCAGCACCTTATGGGTCGAGTTCTCGACGAAGAGGTCTCCGAGGACCGCGCTCTCGTCTTCCTtgccgccagtgccagcAACATCTCGCTGCGCTGGCAGCAGGGAGGGTTCATTGGCGGTGGTGCGAATGGCTCGGTCTACCTCGGTTTCAACCTGGACTCTGGCGGCATTATGGCTGTCAAGGAGATTCGCGTGCAAGACATTACCAACTCGCCCGCGCTGTACAAACagatcaaggacgaggcagAT GTCATGCAGATGCTCTCGCATCCCAACATTGTCGACTACTACGGCATCGAGGTGCATCGCGACCGTGTCTACATTTTCGAGGAGTACTGCCCAGGTGGCTCGCTTGCCAACCTTTTGgagcacggccgcgtcgaggacgaggacgtgatTATGGTGTACGCATGGCAGATGCTGCAGGGATTGCAGTACCTCCATTCTCAAGGCGTCGAGCACAGGGACGTCAAGCCAGACA ACATTCTCCTCGGTGCCAACTCGGTCCTCAAGTTTGTCGATTTCGGTGCTGCCAAGGTCATCATCAAGGGCAATAGGACGATGGCCAAGACGCGTGCGATTTCCAAGTCCAAGTCTGGTGCTGGAACGGACGCAGGCCCGGCAGTGATGAACTCACTGGCAGGCACCCCAATGTACATCGCTCCAGAAGTCATCAAGGGCGGTGCCGGTAGACTTGGCTCGGCGGACATGTGGTCGATGGGCTGTGTGGTCCTTGAGGTCACGACTGG TCGCAAGCCGTGGTCCAACCTTGACAACGAGTGGGCCATCATGTTCCACATTGGCATCGCCACACAGCATCCGCCACTCCCAGAGCCAGGACAGCTCTCTGAGCTCGGCATTGACTTTATCGAGCAATGCTTGACGCTCGACCCAGAGAAGCGTCCGACTGCGACAGAACTTCTCAACCACCCTTGGCTTGCGCCGATGCGGGAATAC ACTGTTCCTGACCAGTCACCAGCTGGCTCGAGCCTCCCATCGGCGTTCACCGAAGCGGGCGAGCACTACCCGTCTCCTTTGGGCCAACACGAAGTCGTCGTTGAAGATTACGCATCGTACGCTTCGACGCCGCCTACCTCGACACCACCATTGTCGTCGACcatgtcggcctcgacggcaatTACGACGCCTGCACAATCCCCTCTGGTGCCAGTTGGGTGCCCCAAGCCATCCTCATTGTCTGCCTTTGGACCATCAACACTGGCATCCGAGGATCCTGGCCTGCCTGATTAG
- the PAB1_1 gene encoding Polyadenylate-binding protein, cytoplasmic and nuclear translates to MSSETAAPAAAAPATSPSPAAAPIPATQAAAAAAAAGAAAAAAGGNAQPAPTSTTGAQQPGNSASLYVGELDPSVTEAMLFEIFNMVGPVASIRVCRDAVTRRSLGYAYVNYLNAADGERALEHLNYSLIKNRPCRIMWSQRDPALRKTGQGNIFIKNLDDKIDNKALHDTFAAFGNILSCKVATDENGNSRGFAFVHYETGEAADAAIKAVNGMLLNDKKVYVGHHISKKERQSKVEEQRAQFTNIFVKNLDPEFTQTELEDLFKPFGEIVSAALGSDEAGSSKGFAFVNFTSHEAARAAVDEVNDRDIKGRKVFVGRAQKRAERDEELRRVHEERRLENESKNAGVNLYVKNIDDEWDDDRLRTEFDFAGTITSAKIMRDDKGVSRGFGFVCFSQPDEATRAVQDMNGKMIGTKPLYVSLAQKKEVRRQALESQMQQRNAQRLQYAAANGMGGPQGYMQAAPMYYPPMGPYGAPMMPVRGGVVGYPGAPPMMGARPARYPPSGQPGAPVPMGYMPPNAGGPYPGMPANYPVRPAGNARPPTAAPGGARPNGSSPVAAQQNLPRGQIPARPQVDAAPAPAANTLNAQTLARASAAEQKQMLGEAIYPLIHESQPDLAGKITGMLLEMDNAELLHLVESPAALQEKVDEALRVLEEWSKADEEAAKADAEKAEKAEKAEEKAE, encoded by the exons ATGTCGTCCGAgaccgctgcccccgccgccgccgcgccggccacctcgccttcccccgccgccgcgcccatccCGGCCACtcaggccgctgccgctgctgctgccgccggtgctgcggccgccgctgccggcggcaacgcgcAGCCTGCCCCTACCTCGACCACCGGCGCCCAGCAGCCTGGCAACAGCGCCTCGCTCTACGTCGGTGAGCTCGACCCCTCGGTCACTGAGGCCATGCTCTTCGAGATCTTCAACATGGTCGGCCCTGTCGCGTCCATCCGTGTCTGCCGTGACGCGgtgacgcgccgctcgctcggctaCGCGTACGTCAACTACCTCAacgctgccgacggcgagcgtgccctcgagcacctcaaCTACTCTCTTATCAAGAACCGCCCCTGCCGCATCATGTGGTCGCAGCGTGACCCCGCGCTCCGCAAGACTGGCCAGGGCAACATCTTCATCAAGAACCTTGACGACAAGATTGACaacaag GCTCTTCACGACACGTTTGCCGCCTTCGGCAACATCCTTTCTTGCAAGGTCGCCACTGACGAGAACGGCAACTCGCGCGGTTTCGCTTTCGTTCACTACGAGACCGGTGAGgctgctgacgccgccatcAAGGCCGTCAACGGCATGCTCCTCAACGACAAGAAGGTCTACGTTGGCCACCACATCTCGAAGAAGGAGCGTCAgtccaaggtcgaggagcagcgtGCCCAGTTCACCAACATCTTCGTCAAGAACCTTGACCCCGAGTTCACCCAGActgagctcgaggacctctTCAAGCCCTTCGGCGAGATTGTCTCGGCTGCCCTCGGCTCGGACGAGGCTGGCTCCTCCAAGGGCTTTGCCTTTGTCAACTTCACCTCTCACGAggctgcccgcgccgccgtcgacgaggtcaacgaCCGTGACATCAAGGGCCGCAAGGTCTtcgtcggccgcgcccaGAAGCGTGCCGAGCGTGACGAGGAGCTCCGCCGTGTCcacgaggagcgccgccTTGAGAACGAGTCGAAGAACGCCGGCGTCAACCTCTACGTCAAGAACATtgacgacgagtgggacgacgaccgcctcCGCACCGAGTTCGACTTTGCCGGTACCATCACCTCGGCCAAGATCAtgcgcgacgacaagggTGTCTCGCGTGGCTTTGGCTTCGTCTGCTTCTCGCAGCCCGACGAGGCTACCCGTGCCGTCCAGGACATGAACGGCAAGATGATCGGCACCAAGCCCCTCTACGTCTCCCTCGCCCAGAAGAAGGAGGTTCGTCGCCAGGCCCTCGAGTCGCAGATGCAGCAGAGAAACGCTCAGCGTCTCCAGTACGCCGCTGCCAACGGCATGGGTGGCCCCCAGGGCTACATGCAGGCTGCCCCCATGTACTACCCCCCCATGGGCCCTTACGGTGCCCCCATGATGCCCGTTCGtggcggtgtcgtcggctACCCCGGCGCTCCCCCCATGATGGGtgcccgccccgctcgctACCCTCCCTCGGGTCAGCCCGGTGCCCCCGTGCCCATGGGCTACATGCCCCCCAACGCTGGTGGCCCCTACCCCGGCATGCCTGCCAACTACCCGGTCCGCCCCGCTGGCAACGCTCGTCCTCCCACCGCTGCCCCCGGTGGCGCTCGCCCCAacggctcgtcgcccgtcgcTGCCCAGCAGAACCTGCCCCGCGGCCAGatccccgcccgcccccaggttgacgccgcgcctgcccccgccgccaacaccCTCAACGCCCAGACCCTTGCCCgcgcctctgccgccgagcagaaGCAGATGCTTGGTGAGGCTATCTACCCCCTTATCCACGAGTCGCAGCCCGACCTTGCCGGCAAGATCACCGGCATGCTCCTCGAGATGGAcaacgccgagctcctccacCTGGTTGAGTCGCCCGCTGCTCTCCAGGAGAAGGTTGACGAGGCCCTCCGTGTCCTTGAGGAGTGgagcaaggccgacgaggaggccgccaaggccgatgCCGAGAAGGCTGAGAAGGCTGAGAAGGCtgaggagaaggccgagtaA